The Candidatus Limnocylindrales bacterium genome has a window encoding:
- the lptD gene encoding LPS assembly protein LptD, with the protein MRILILSFLVVFTVNDLFFHSVAAQTSSVATPSNTSRQDRFKIIPNEPLTINAESLEKDVETGLYIMEGDVDIKYRDVRLRADRVELNEETGDMVAIGEVVYSEGSDVLRAERLEFNINSELGIVYKGDAVIQPDQYITGERIEKIGEKSFKIDRGSFTACSSFLPFWKFKSSKATIHKGDYFIGRNILLFIQGIPILFTPYLIFPIKEERQTGFLVPDIGSSRSKGFHLGNTFFWAINEGQDLSLTHNFYDIRGHELELDYRYIYNENTRGSFLGRVIRDRVEHSDRGDLRFSHRQTLPLDFETLANVNLVSDRTFLRDFDNSLDERTRQSLTSDVSFTKRFGQNNLVRILFDRLENVVPANVDPSSVIQQTDYRLPEIRFSSFNQRLFDSPVFFQQDTVFSTIRRDVNNKTQLEFSRLDINPTISIPLKTLGRALTLTPKLNYRETLYTDDIVTAANPDSKSNPVDRGQFGFSLDLNGPRFDRIFDRGEDKSITKIKHLIEPSLTYNFIQNTDQSDLPSFDSIDRISQQNQLTYALTNRLLARRKIKPKEEETGVSTTSATPSSTSDSESKPQFETKEFVSLQLSQSVNFTQPDFRFSNIIGTLQVFPGSSNRLQFTASYDVYVKALVGSGVDLYTNYKDKFNLAVLWRRNLVVDRVANSVIDETQFLDLQAGVKLWNTLGIQYRTRFNIEDQDRVEDTLQLAYNGQCWNLISEFTQQDIATGTITSDRRFIVTLEFKHLGRIGSLRF; encoded by the coding sequence ATGCGGATTTTGATTTTAAGTTTTTTAGTTGTATTCACTGTAAACGATCTGTTCTTTCATTCCGTTGCAGCCCAGACCAGCTCGGTTGCAACCCCATCGAATACCTCCCGTCAGGATCGATTCAAAATTATACCCAATGAACCTTTAACCATCAACGCCGAATCTTTAGAGAAAGATGTTGAAACGGGCCTCTATATTATGGAAGGGGATGTAGATATAAAGTATCGAGATGTCCGATTACGAGCAGATCGGGTCGAACTAAATGAGGAGACGGGAGATATGGTGGCCATTGGAGAGGTGGTCTATTCAGAAGGAAGTGATGTCTTGCGGGCCGAACGACTTGAATTTAACATTAATTCTGAATTGGGGATTGTTTATAAAGGAGATGCCGTAATTCAGCCAGATCAATATATTACCGGTGAGCGGATAGAGAAAATTGGCGAGAAATCCTTTAAAATCGATCGTGGCAGTTTTACGGCCTGTAGTTCTTTTCTTCCTTTTTGGAAGTTTAAAAGCTCCAAGGCCACCATCCATAAAGGAGATTACTTCATAGGCCGAAATATCTTGCTGTTTATCCAGGGTATTCCCATTTTGTTTACCCCTTATCTGATATTTCCTATCAAGGAAGAGCGTCAGACTGGCTTCCTGGTTCCTGATATTGGGTCCAGTCGAAGTAAGGGCTTTCATCTGGGTAATACCTTCTTTTGGGCCATCAATGAAGGCCAGGACCTTTCTTTAACCCACAACTTTTATGATATCCGGGGTCATGAGCTGGAGTTGGATTACCGCTATATTTATAATGAGAATACCCGGGGAAGTTTCCTGGGTCGTGTCATAAGGGATCGGGTAGAGCATTCGGATAGAGGTGATTTACGATTCAGTCATCGTCAGACCCTCCCCCTGGATTTTGAAACCCTGGCTAACGTAAATTTGGTCTCGGATCGAACCTTTCTTCGTGATTTCGATAACAGTCTGGATGAACGGACCCGGCAGAGCCTTACGTCGGATGTTTCTTTCACCAAACGCTTTGGACAAAATAATCTGGTGAGAATTCTTTTTGATCGTCTGGAAAATGTTGTACCGGCAAACGTTGATCCATCCAGTGTCATCCAGCAAACCGATTATCGATTACCCGAGATACGATTCAGTAGTTTTAATCAAAGACTTTTCGATTCCCCGGTCTTTTTTCAGCAAGACACGGTTTTCTCCACCATCCGTCGGGATGTCAATAATAAAACCCAACTGGAGTTCTCCCGGTTAGATATTAATCCTACCATCTCGATACCCCTTAAAACTCTGGGAAGAGCCTTAACTCTGACGCCCAAATTGAATTACCGGGAAACCCTCTATACCGATGACATCGTTACGGCAGCAAACCCGGATAGTAAAAGTAATCCGGTCGATCGAGGTCAGTTTGGCTTCAGTCTGGATTTGAATGGTCCCAGATTTGATAGAATCTTTGACCGGGGTGAGGATAAATCCATTACCAAGATTAAACATTTAATCGAGCCTTCCCTCACCTACAATTTTATTCAAAACACCGATCAAAGCGATTTACCCAGCTTTGACAGCATCGATCGGATCAGTCAACAAAATCAGCTTACCTACGCTTTGACAAATCGGTTGCTGGCCAGAAGAAAAATCAAACCTAAGGAGGAAGAGACCGGAGTTTCAACAACATCTGCAACCCCCTCTTCCACCTCGGATTCCGAATCGAAACCTCAATTTGAAACCAAAGAATTCGTCTCTTTACAACTTTCACAAAGCGTTAACTTTACCCAACCGGATTTTAGATTTTCCAACATCATCGGAACCCTCCAGGTTTTTCCCGGTAGTTCGAATCGACTTCAATTCACGGCGAGCTATGATGTCTATGTCAAGGCCCTGGTTGGATCCGGTGTGGATCTCTACACCAACTACAAGGATAAATTTAATCTGGCCGTGCTATGGCGACGAAATCTGGTAGTAGATCGGGTTGCAAATTCTGTGATAGATGAGACCCAATTCTTAGATCTTCAAGCGGGGGTTAAATTATGGAATACGTTGGGTATCCAGTACCGGACCCGATTCAATATAGAAGATCAGGATCGAGTGGAAGACACGCTGCAACTGGCTTATAATGGTCAATGCTGGAACCTCATTTCTGAATTTACCCAACAGGATATTGCGACCGGTACCATTACCTCAGATCGACGATTTATTGTAACTTTAGAATTTAAACATCTGGGAAGAATTGGATCACTCAGATTTTAA
- a CDS encoding SPOR domain-containing protein yields the protein MKKSVHLSLVGCVVLGFILVGPSLRLVPSTGLESVPGLSAGRMGNLWKDGFQIGFPEALADWQSTTLRGNPTEWRVKAFKIDLVRDQIGISGDVLRREDTGWIHIGSNHLEGGAIRYAVPVGRLDKSDILEVWIDGYSESSNPDVGPTILIGGRNIGQVTRRVGDAWKPKVFQFADDLIYGDLTEPSNRNESWRIRYPSNKYQSDRINRDPGSLVGPDGRLPIEIAMTGSDAFVIKRVEVDVYKNITGGDYEYNPEIHIADIYPNPAYTGDFVTLRFNKSTPALGVDLYVIDPDGIEQLKARNPNLTADSISFLASGAPFFKSGLYRARVVFRSGSKTMSDMDSFYFYPRPAPSYSESPQAYAPPPSAQSLEPSQASAGPPRPAYEGPPPFAVPPPPVYERPPETFTEPPVSSYGRSPQPLVPPPAQPYRQPPSPPGEPPEIYTAPPLQPDYEVPPPGMRLAPVPRGNYTIQVAANRTHYNAVKLQDRLKRRGYPAYISEIYVPGLGHFFRVRVGTYPDRWSAEREAYNLRVQEGLETWITRDDPYWRETHWSTPPDSNPFELTKPVGYGKAESFSDSGFSDRRSSTGDSPSPLTRADLKSTRTSTQPATNSPSPSTPSIPEKPSKSDVKASLKSMPATEATPKTTSKTGVTSAAAKSGENEIEETVWNALIKRSIPGYSYQVKNINVTGEQADVLVVEESKKGELKNIHYALEKKAGKWFVRSVAND from the coding sequence ATGAAAAAATCGGTGCATTTAAGTTTGGTAGGGTGTGTAGTGTTAGGTTTCATCCTGGTAGGGCCATCCCTGAGGCTTGTTCCTTCGACAGGTTTAGAATCTGTCCCGGGTTTGTCAGCAGGACGAATGGGAAACCTATGGAAGGATGGCTTCCAGATAGGATTCCCGGAAGCCCTGGCAGACTGGCAGAGTACCACCCTGAGAGGAAACCCCACCGAGTGGCGGGTCAAAGCCTTTAAAATAGATTTGGTCCGAGATCAAATTGGGATCAGTGGGGACGTTTTGCGGCGAGAGGATACCGGCTGGATTCATATAGGCTCCAATCATTTAGAAGGTGGAGCCATTCGTTATGCGGTTCCGGTTGGAAGACTGGATAAATCGGATATCTTAGAAGTTTGGATCGACGGTTATTCAGAAAGTAGTAACCCCGACGTAGGTCCAACTATTCTCATAGGAGGTCGTAATATTGGTCAGGTAACCCGACGGGTTGGAGATGCCTGGAAACCGAAGGTATTTCAATTTGCCGATGATCTGATCTATGGCGATTTAACAGAGCCGTCTAATCGAAATGAGAGCTGGAGGATTCGCTACCCTTCCAACAAATATCAATCAGATCGAATTAATCGAGATCCTGGAAGTCTTGTGGGTCCGGATGGACGACTTCCCATTGAAATTGCCATGACAGGAAGTGATGCCTTTGTTATTAAGCGGGTAGAGGTAGATGTTTACAAAAATATTACCGGCGGAGACTATGAATATAATCCGGAGATCCACATTGCAGATATTTATCCCAATCCGGCTTATACCGGGGATTTTGTTACCTTACGTTTTAACAAGAGTACGCCGGCGCTCGGGGTGGATCTGTATGTGATAGATCCCGATGGGATTGAGCAATTGAAGGCCAGGAATCCAAATTTAACCGCCGATTCTATCAGTTTTTTAGCTTCAGGAGCTCCTTTCTTTAAATCCGGACTTTATAGGGCTCGGGTGGTCTTCCGTTCCGGTTCTAAAACCATGTCAGATATGGATAGTTTCTACTTTTACCCCCGTCCTGCCCCTTCTTATTCAGAATCTCCACAGGCCTATGCACCACCTCCCTCTGCTCAGTCGTTGGAACCTTCACAGGCCTCTGCGGGGCCTCCAAGGCCGGCTTATGAAGGTCCTCCTCCCTTTGCGGTGCCTCCGCCACCAGTTTATGAAAGACCTCCAGAGACCTTTACAGAACCTCCGGTATCGTCTTACGGGAGATCCCCTCAACCTTTGGTACCGCCTCCTGCTCAACCCTACAGGCAGCCTCCATCCCCTCCGGGAGAACCCCCTGAAATCTATACCGCTCCGCCTTTGCAACCCGATTATGAAGTTCCACCGCCGGGTATGCGGTTAGCCCCTGTACCTAGAGGGAATTATACCATTCAGGTCGCAGCGAACCGAACCCACTATAACGCTGTAAAACTGCAAGATCGATTGAAAAGAAGAGGGTATCCGGCCTATATCTCAGAAATTTATGTCCCTGGACTGGGTCATTTCTTCCGGGTGAGGGTAGGTACCTATCCCGATCGATGGAGTGCAGAGAGAGAAGCCTACAACCTTCGGGTGCAGGAAGGATTAGAAACCTGGATCACGCGGGATGATCCCTACTGGAGGGAAACCCATTGGTCTACTCCTCCAGATTCTAACCCGTTTGAACTGACAAAACCTGTTGGTTATGGGAAGGCAGAATCTTTTTCCGACAGTGGATTTTCTGATCGTAGATCTTCCACCGGAGACAGTCCTTCCCCTCTGACACGGGCAGATCTCAAATCTACCCGTACCTCTACGCAACCCGCAACGAACTCTCCCTCTCCATCAACCCCCTCGATCCCTGAGAAACCATCCAAATCGGATGTTAAGGCGAGTCTAAAATCTATGCCAGCCACTGAGGCCACTCCTAAAACAACCTCTAAAACAGGAGTTACTTCGGCTGCGGCGAAGTCTGGTGAAAATGAGATCGAAGAGACGGTCTGGAATGCTTTGATTAAACGAAGTATTCCGGGTTATTCCTATCAGGTTAAAAATATAAACGTGACCGGTGAGCAGGCAGATGTATTGGTGGTCGAGGAATCCAAAAAGGGAGAATTAAAGAACATCCATTATGCCCTTGAAAAAAAAGCTGGCAAATGGTTCGTTCGATCGGTTGCCAATGATTAA
- a CDS encoding HU family DNA-binding protein: MTKVEIANRVAKETGLTKTKASEAVESLLTILKEALKNEERLEFRGFGVFRVRKRKARTGRNPRTGEEAPISEGRTIKFKPGKEFKEAIINQGE; this comes from the coding sequence TTGACCAAGGTAGAGATAGCCAATAGAGTTGCCAAAGAAACAGGACTAACAAAAACCAAAGCCAGTGAAGCGGTGGAGTCCCTTTTAACCATCCTCAAGGAGGCTCTTAAAAATGAAGAGCGCCTGGAGTTTAGAGGGTTTGGGGTTTTTAGGGTTCGCAAACGGAAAGCCAGAACAGGCCGTAATCCGCGTACCGGGGAGGAAGCTCCGATTAGCGAGGGTAGAACGATTAAATTTAAGCCAGGAAAGGAATTTAAGGAAGCCATTATCAATCAAGGTGAATAA
- a CDS encoding MoaD/ThiS family protein: protein MPVQVRIPTPLRKLTGNKDEIQASGGNIREVFENLEKQYPGMKEKLYNPDGTLKRFVNIYINNRDIRFMEGEHTPVHDGDEVAIIPAIAGGKS, encoded by the coding sequence ATGCCTGTTCAGGTACGTATTCCAACCCCTTTACGAAAATTAACAGGAAATAAGGATGAGATACAAGCCTCAGGAGGAAATATCCGGGAGGTTTTTGAGAACCTGGAGAAACAATATCCGGGGATGAAAGAAAAGCTCTACAACCCGGATGGGACCCTTAAACGGTTTGTGAATATTTATATCAATAACCGCGATATTCGGTTTATGGAAGGAGAACATACACCGGTTCATGATGGAGATGAAGTAGCCATTATTCCTGCCATTGCCGGAGGTAAAAGCTAA
- the moeB gene encoding molybdopterin-synthase adenylyltransferase MoeB encodes MSLTKDQLLQQVKKEISEVTPHEVHERLQKGDKLVLVDVREKEEFDEGAIENAVFIPRGFLELRIENAVPDKDTPIVVYCAGGVRSALATKTLKDMGYKNVQSMVGGFNAWKNAQYKVVKPKFLTPEQRARYSRQILIPEVGEKGQIKLLESKVLLIGAGGLGSPAAYYLAAAGVGTLGIVDSDVVDESNLQRQILHNTEWLGKSKVESAQDTLKRLNPGITVIPYAERLSVNNIDIIKDYDVIIDGSDNFKTRYLVNDACVFYGKPNIYGSIFRFEGQATTFIPGKGPCYRCLYPIPTPAELAPTUDEAGVLGVLPGVIGLLQATDALKLLLGIGSTMMGKLILYDALNMEFRELEIRRDPNCAVCGKNPEIKEFIDYDEFVATGAVCSMAHA; translated from the coding sequence ATGAGTTTAACCAAGGATCAACTGCTACAACAGGTAAAAAAGGAAATATCGGAGGTGACACCCCACGAAGTTCATGAGCGACTTCAAAAAGGGGATAAGCTTGTTCTCGTAGATGTGCGAGAAAAGGAAGAGTTTGATGAAGGGGCCATTGAAAATGCGGTATTTATTCCAAGGGGTTTTCTGGAATTAAGGATCGAAAATGCAGTTCCAGATAAGGATACTCCCATCGTCGTTTATTGTGCAGGCGGAGTTCGATCTGCCTTAGCCACCAAAACCTTGAAAGACATGGGCTATAAAAATGTACAATCCATGGTGGGAGGTTTTAATGCCTGGAAAAATGCCCAGTATAAAGTGGTAAAACCAAAGTTCTTAACTCCTGAACAACGGGCCCGTTATAGTCGTCAGATTCTTATTCCAGAAGTTGGAGAAAAAGGACAAATCAAGCTTTTAGAAAGCAAAGTTCTATTAATTGGAGCGGGTGGGCTGGGCTCTCCTGCGGCTTATTATCTGGCTGCAGCCGGTGTAGGAACTCTGGGGATTGTAGATTCAGATGTGGTAGACGAATCGAATTTGCAACGGCAAATCCTGCATAATACCGAGTGGTTAGGTAAGAGCAAAGTAGAATCTGCCCAAGATACGCTCAAAAGACTCAATCCGGGGATTACCGTCATTCCTTATGCCGAGAGGCTTTCGGTGAATAATATTGATATTATTAAGGACTACGATGTGATCATCGACGGAAGTGATAATTTTAAGACCCGATACCTGGTCAATGATGCCTGTGTCTTTTATGGTAAACCCAATATTTATGGGAGTATTTTTCGATTTGAAGGGCAGGCTACGACCTTTATTCCGGGTAAAGGGCCTTGCTATCGATGTCTCTATCCCATACCCACTCCGGCAGAGTTAGCCCCAACCTGAGACGAGGCCGGAGTCCTGGGCGTGTTACCCGGGGTTATTGGTTTGTTACAGGCTACCGATGCCCTCAAACTTCTTCTCGGTATCGGTTCTACCATGATGGGAAAATTAATCCTGTATGATGCCTTGAATATGGAGTTTCGTGAATTGGAGATCCGTCGTGATCCCAATTGCGCGGTTTGCGGAAAAAATCCGGAAATCAAAGAGTTTATAGACTACGATGAATTTGTTGCCACCGGGGCTGTTTGCAGCATGGCCCATGCTTAG
- a CDS encoding M67 family metallopeptidase: MIYIQRSKLEEIYQHAEATYPEECCGIITGPKDQDIWRVYRITNIQNELHRKDPNKYKRDARIAYYMEPQEMMRVFQQAEEQKEEIKGFYHSHPEHEAYFSQEDKYMALSGEWGEPMYPDAFHMVVSVYGGKVKNARIFIWDERIKDFKEEAFQVKD, encoded by the coding sequence ATGATATATATTCAGAGATCTAAATTGGAGGAAATTTATCAACATGCCGAAGCAACCTACCCCGAGGAATGTTGTGGTATTATAACAGGTCCTAAGGATCAGGACATCTGGAGGGTTTATCGGATCACAAATATTCAAAATGAGCTGCACCGGAAAGATCCGAATAAATACAAGCGTGACGCCCGAATTGCTTATTATATGGAGCCTCAGGAGATGATGCGGGTTTTTCAACAAGCCGAAGAGCAAAAGGAAGAAATTAAGGGGTTCTATCATTCTCATCCTGAACACGAAGCTTATTTTTCTCAGGAAGATAAATATATGGCTCTCTCCGGAGAGTGGGGAGAACCTATGTATCCTGATGCCTTTCATATGGTCGTTTCGGTTTATGGAGGAAAAGTAAAAAATGCCCGAATTTTTATATGGGATGAAAGGATAAAGGATTTTAAGGAGGAAGCTTTTCAAGTTAAAGATTAA
- a CDS encoding cysteine synthase family protein, translated as MMVATLDSNVKAPRPNRTVEGSLRSGSILSQIGNTPLIKIESLSQELGGVEVYAKAEWFNPGGSVKDRAALMMLREGERSGRLTKDKIILEPTSGNTGIALAMIGSVTGYRVEIVLPENASEERKKILRAYGAKIHFSSPFEGSDGAIRLARKIYYENPGKYFMPDQYNNPANVKAHYETTGVEIFNQTKGRITHFVAALGTSGTLMGTGKRLREYNPNIQIIAVEPGEPLHGIEGLKHMATSIVPGIYDEKFADMKINVNTNDAYEMAHRMAREEGLLIGHSAGAALVGVMEVGRQLTQGVIVTILPDSGERYLSTEDRL; from the coding sequence ATGATGGTAGCCACCTTAGATAGTAATGTAAAAGCCCCGAGGCCGAATAGAACTGTTGAAGGGAGTCTTCGATCTGGGTCCATACTGAGTCAGATTGGTAATACCCCTTTGATAAAGATTGAAAGTTTAAGCCAGGAGTTAGGAGGGGTAGAGGTTTATGCCAAGGCAGAATGGTTCAATCCGGGTGGTTCTGTCAAGGATCGGGCTGCCTTGATGATGTTACGGGAAGGGGAAAGATCCGGCAGGTTAACCAAGGATAAAATTATTTTGGAGCCGACCTCGGGTAATACCGGTATTGCCCTGGCTATGATTGGCAGTGTAACCGGGTACCGGGTTGAAATTGTCCTTCCTGAGAATGCCAGCGAGGAAAGAAAAAAGATTTTAAGGGCTTACGGGGCTAAAATTCATTTTTCAAGTCCTTTTGAAGGTTCTGATGGGGCTATTCGATTAGCCCGTAAAATTTACTATGAAAATCCTGGTAAGTATTTCATGCCAGATCAGTATAATAATCCTGCCAATGTCAAAGCCCATTATGAAACCACGGGGGTAGAAATCTTCAACCAAACCAAAGGTCGTATTACCCACTTTGTAGCAGCTCTGGGAACCAGTGGAACTCTCATGGGAACGGGAAAGCGACTGCGGGAGTACAATCCCAACATTCAAATCATTGCTGTAGAACCCGGTGAGCCTTTGCATGGGATCGAAGGGTTAAAGCATATGGCTACTTCTATTGTTCCTGGAATTTACGATGAAAAGTTTGCCGACATGAAAATCAACGTGAATACCAATGATGCCTATGAGATGGCCCACAGGATGGCCCGGGAAGAGGGACTTTTAATAGGCCACTCGGCAGGGGCCGCTTTAGTTGGGGTTATGGAGGTAGGTCGGCAGCTTACCCAGGGGGTGATTGTAACTATTTTGCCAGATAGTGGAGAAAGGTATCTCAGTACAGAAGACCGATTATGA
- the rnhA gene encoding ribonuclease HI, with protein sequence MSQLKKVIMYTDGGCLKNPGPGGYGVVLLNGDHRKELSGGFRRTTNNRMEIMAAIAGLQALKTQCEVTLYTDSQYLVNAMTKGWVKRWQANGWMRNREEKALNSDLWEQLLRLCQQHKVEFVWIRGHAGNSENERCDQLAKQAARQKDLPADLVYESQEGQR encoded by the coding sequence ATGAGCCAGCTTAAGAAGGTGATCATGTATACCGATGGGGGATGCCTGAAAAATCCCGGTCCGGGAGGTTATGGGGTGGTCTTGCTTAACGGAGATCACAGAAAAGAATTGTCCGGTGGATTTCGACGGACAACGAATAACCGTATGGAAATCATGGCGGCCATCGCCGGTCTTCAGGCCCTTAAGACCCAATGCGAGGTAACCCTTTATACCGATTCGCAATACCTGGTTAACGCCATGACGAAAGGATGGGTGAAACGATGGCAGGCAAACGGTTGGATGAGAAACAGGGAGGAGAAGGCTCTCAACTCTGATTTATGGGAGCAACTGCTCCGATTATGCCAACAGCACAAAGTTGAGTTTGTATGGATTCGAGGGCATGCGGGTAATTCGGAAAATGAGCGCTGCGATCAACTGGCTAAACAAGCCGCCCGGCAGAAAGATTTACCTGCTGACCTAGTTTATGAGAGTCAGGAAGGACAGAGATGA
- a CDS encoding YitT family protein codes for MKQFLRRLVRKRRAFSHIWRKIRQPVIIAIGAIIAAFGYSLFQVPFNLAAGGISGIGIIINHFTGWPVGVLYLIMNIPLLTLGYFYLGRWQFLIYTMLAVFIFSMATDLFIAFFPVILTQYPITTDILLSTVYAGLVSGIGVGIIYRAGGTIGGTGIVGRILQQKTGIPLSQIYLYTDGIIILAAGFVFGWETALHALLTLFLNGLASDFALEGPSTVRTVVIVTDRPEELTKALMEGLHRGVTHWQVIGGYTHQPHFIVWCAVYRPQVIEMKRIVASVDPKAFVVIGNAHQALGSGFIPLKR; via the coding sequence ATGAAACAATTCCTTAGACGACTGGTGAGGAAGCGGCGTGCTTTTTCTCATATCTGGAGGAAAATCCGACAACCGGTTATCATTGCCATTGGAGCCATTATAGCTGCCTTTGGCTATAGCCTTTTTCAGGTACCCTTCAACCTTGCAGCAGGTGGGATCAGCGGAATCGGCATTATCATCAATCACTTTACCGGCTGGCCGGTAGGCGTTCTGTATTTAATCATGAACATTCCTCTCTTGACCCTGGGTTACTTCTATTTAGGGCGCTGGCAGTTCTTGATTTACACCATGCTGGCCGTTTTTATCTTTTCCATGGCAACGGATCTATTCATTGCCTTCTTTCCTGTGATCCTGACCCAGTATCCCATTACTACCGACATACTGCTGAGCACGGTCTATGCCGGATTGGTTTCCGGTATTGGAGTAGGGATTATTTATCGGGCAGGGGGGACGATTGGGGGTACAGGGATCGTGGGCCGTATCCTCCAGCAGAAGACCGGGATTCCCCTGAGCCAGATATATCTATATACCGACGGGATCATTATCCTGGCTGCAGGATTTGTATTTGGCTGGGAAACTGCCTTACATGCTCTCTTGACCCTGTTTCTGAATGGATTGGCCTCCGATTTCGCCCTGGAAGGACCCAGTACCGTCCGTACGGTGGTTATTGTCACGGATCGTCCCGAGGAATTAACCAAAGCCCTGATGGAAGGGTTACATCGGGGGGTTACTCACTGGCAGGTGATCGGGGGTTATACCCATCAACCCCATTTTATTGTCTGGTGTGCCGTATACCGTCCGCAGGTTATTGAAATGAAACGAATTGTAGCATCGGTGGATCCTAAAGCCTTTGTGGTAATTGGCAATGCTCACCAGGCCCTGGGATCCGGTTTTATTCCGCTGAAACGTTGA
- a CDS encoding Hsp20/alpha crystallin family protein, with product MLGLTKWNPFNEIFTIQNELDNLFDRIWGDTVRSRFVTGLSPWSYRSGHWYPAMECFVKGEELVVRAVLPGIDPKEVDISVLGNQLILKGERKPLEGMKSEDYYFSEIPYGKFERTITLPRKVDAEQIHAKYKDGVLEITLPASDIVPKKVPVMVETGEKALNA from the coding sequence ATGTTAGGATTAACCAAGTGGAATCCCTTTAATGAAATCTTCACCATTCAAAACGAACTGGACAATCTCTTTGATAGAATTTGGGGTGATACCGTGAGAAGCAGGTTTGTAACAGGTCTGAGTCCCTGGAGTTACCGGAGTGGTCACTGGTACCCTGCCATGGAATGTTTCGTTAAAGGCGAGGAATTGGTGGTACGGGCGGTATTGCCCGGCATAGATCCGAAAGAAGTTGATATATCCGTATTGGGAAATCAACTGATCCTCAAAGGCGAACGTAAACCCCTGGAAGGGATGAAGAGTGAAGATTATTATTTTAGCGAAATTCCCTATGGAAAGTTTGAACGAACCATTACCCTTCCGAGAAAAGTAGATGCGGAACAGATCCATGCAAAATATAAAGATGGGGTTTTGGAAATTACCTTACCGGCTTCCGATATTGTTCCTAAAAAGGTTCCTGTGATGGTTGAGACCGGTGAAAAAGCCTTGAATGCCTGA
- a CDS encoding choice-of-anchor V domain-containing protein: protein MGRRLIWLILSGSFGVILVLSHLLKTTLAYPEHPPLAHTGGFGEPTCQQCHFDQTLNDPEGSLTLEGLPETYTAGTRYRLTVSLKRSNMRKGGFQLAVRFKTGKQAGSLRAVDERVELVQEAPSEIQYAQHTRAGTSLVSSDMARWTVEWMAPTTGKEVVICNVVANAANDDASQFGDYIYVRDFLSKAR, encoded by the coding sequence ATGGGAAGGCGTTTAATCTGGCTTATTTTATCCGGTAGTTTTGGGGTCATCCTGGTATTATCCCATCTTCTGAAAACAACCCTGGCCTATCCCGAACATCCTCCCTTGGCTCACACCGGAGGCTTTGGCGAACCGACCTGTCAACAATGTCATTTTGATCAAACCCTCAATGATCCTGAGGGGTCTTTAACTCTGGAAGGCTTACCCGAGACCTATACCGCCGGTACCCGGTATCGATTAACGGTTAGCCTAAAGAGGTCGAATATGCGTAAAGGCGGTTTCCAATTGGCAGTTCGCTTTAAAACAGGAAAGCAGGCAGGCTCCTTACGAGCCGTGGATGAACGGGTGGAGTTGGTTCAAGAGGCCCCTTCTGAGATTCAATATGCTCAGCATACCAGGGCCGGAACTTCTCTGGTATCTTCAGATATGGCAAGATGGACTGTGGAATGGATGGCCCCCACAACAGGCAAGGAGGTCGTAATATGTAATGTGGTTGCCAATGCTGCAAACGATGATGCCTCTCAGTTCGGTGACTACATTTATGTAAGAGATTTTCTCAGCAAAGCACGGTAG